TTATTCCTGTAGAATCTTCCTAATGAATTAGAAGATATCCAACTAGAGACTACAGACTCAGGCATCCTACAGTAGTGGTAGTAGGTCGAATTAAGCTGAACCAATAGATATTGGTTACTTGTGTCGTAGCAGATTCGATTGACAAAAGAGCTTCGTTTAAGAGAAGGACAGACAAAATTACCTTTACTGGTATCTACTGGTGTTGATCTGTATTTGACGTAAATAATTTCTGCTGAAGCTTGGCTAATAAGCAAAAAAAATGTAATTATTATAGCTAATTGTCTCATATTCTTCACCTTGTACTATTGTCTATGCTTGATGATATATATCTTAAGGCATCTGAAACATCATCAAGTTGATCTGAGACTGTTCCTATTGCCGTGCCAATTAATATCATAGAAAATATTAGAAGAGCAATTGGAAATAATCTTGTGTAATCAAAGCTAATATTATTTCTTAGTATGCGGAAATTCCAATACACACCTAATGGAAGCATTGCAGCAACACTACCTGAAATCATATTATTTGTATTTCCACGACCGATACTATCAACTACTATAAAACCTAGAAAACATACCCACCAAAAACTTAAACTTAAAGCAATCTTGTCTTTTTTTGATATAAGTCTAATCTGAC
This is a stretch of genomic DNA from gamma proteobacterium SS-5. It encodes these proteins:
- a CDS encoding KTSC domain-containing protein; protein product: MRQLAIIITFFLLISQASAEIIYVKYRSTPVDTSKGNFVCPSLKRSSFVNRICYDTSNQYLLVQLNSTYYHYCRMPESVVSSWISSNSLGRFYRNKVKGNYSCKYSGVPNY